In a single window of the Littorina saxatilis isolate snail1 linkage group LG3, US_GU_Lsax_2.0, whole genome shotgun sequence genome:
- the LOC138961705 gene encoding uncharacterized protein, translating to MDIILTLLTLAGELKNGITTCESEEADTWKSWMSFVWNSVQKNVTNHNAASPLKMQKSADFRNANYSHQKLTSGCWILSGCFNWLTKTLVPAGFACFAAIEKLT from the exons ATGGATATTATTCTCACGTTGTTGACCTTGGCAGGAGAACTGAAGAATGGTATAACCACATGCGAGAGCGAAGAG GCCGACACGTGGAAATCCTGGATGTCTTTCGTCTGGAATTCCGTCCAGAAGAACGTGACCAA TCACAACGCGGCGAGTCCACTGAAGATGCAGAAATCCGCAGACTTCAGGAACGCGAATTACTCGCACCAGAAG CTGACCTCAGGATGTTGGATCTTATCCGGGTGTTTCAATTGGCTAACCAAGACTCTGGTGCCGGCCGGCTTTGCCTGCTTTGCAGCGATCGAGAAGCTGACATAA